The sequence TTAGTAGTTTGACTACCAACTCTGTAAGAGTTCCAGGGcactccataaccactacagtaggctgcagtgattatggtgcttggaatgtttctttaatgaGAATcttctcctatatatatatatatatatttcattctacCAGCTTTTAATATGCACAAAGTTTCGGCAGACTATTTATGCCTTGGTGGTCACTACAAATGCAGCAATATTATAGAACCTGACAataatatgtctgtatgtaaacCACTTTAACCTAATTTATTGtaacatttcttatttatttctGCATTGTAGCATTTTCTATATActgtggtgtatatatatatgtactggcATTGTATAAAGATGGCACTATGGTCCTTCTTGTTGCTGTATAGGTGAGCGACTCAATGCTAATTACACAAGCTTTTACCTTACATATTATTGTCATCAATTACATTAAGAAGCAATAGGGATGTCAGAGACCTGAATGGGGAAAGAGTGCAAAGTCTTCTATAGAAAAATATTCAGCTTAATTTTGTTTCTTTCTACATGTAAAACAGCTGTAACTAAAATGCATGCGTTTTGTCTGTATATGCCAAGAGTACGCCTACTGTCAATAGAAGACTGCTctaataaaatcataataaacaGAACTACtattacaattaaagggacagtcaggTCATAACAGGGGTGAAGCTAAATTATAAAGTATAAAATGCTCTTATAGAGATTCTTGCCATTGATAGATGGATATAGAATGCCTGGTAGTGGAACGTTTGTTTAAAATACATTCCATACGCTATACAGACTCACGCCCTAAATCACCAAGACATATCATGGAACTACTGTTAACAgggcactctaaacaccataaccactacagctcattaattacaattatttatatagtgccaacatattgtgtagcgctgtacaaaaggTGACAgtaaattctaacaaaacatgtttgacacAGAGGAAGTGTAGGAGaagagagccctgctcaaactgagcttacaatctaaacgcATGGAAATTCCAGGAGGGAACCTAAACAGCAGAGATAGGCTGCGAGAAACCATAGACTCACCATATAACCACTAATACTACTacaatgagctgcagtggttatggtgatccaAGAGTGCCTCATAAAATCCTCTTAATACAATCTGAAGTCCTTTCAAATATAAATCTGTCCAGACTGGAATAACagtgaaataaaaaatgataaaatagccATATTGTAGCCAACATTAATTAATTTGTTAAATTAGGGAAATTCTCTAGCTTACAAATATTTTGGATTTCTAATATATTGTCTTAATACATGCTGCTTCTGTCAGTTCCCTGTTTAGTGCCTAAGCCCGATATTAGTTGATCTTAAAGGAATATTTCTATTTGGTGAATTTTATATTAGCTAATAGCACTGTGCAATGTACGTTACTGGCCTGTTACTGGCTTCTTAGCTTAGTTAATGTTAGTTTGAATGCATATTgatttataaacatatattaatCGTAATCTTGTTCTAATAATGAAGCAATCTACTGTTTATAAACAGATTTGTATTTAAACACTTTTTACTGAGCTTTTCATTGATTGCAAGAGACTAAAGACATCACATCACATTGCCGTGAGCAGGGTCAGATAATTACAATCATGTAACAAAGAAATAGGAGAAACGCGTTGGTAAGGGAAGAGATTCCCTGTATCtggtatattttctttttttgtaccaTACATTTAAATGGAAGCTATTTGTTTTTGAGTTATAGCTTATGTTTGTATTCTCTTGTTACTTTAGAAATGGTTTGTTAGCTtaattttattacactaatcaCAATCCTTTACACTAAGGATACATATCATAGAAGATATTGTTAGAgacacactatagtcaacaaaacacctttagcttaatgaagcagtttatgtgtatagattatacccctgtagtctcactgctcaattctctgccatttaggagttacatcactttgtttatacagccctagccacacctccctgcatgtgacctacacagccttcctaaacacttcctataaatagAGTTCCAATGTGTACACtccctttattgcacagtttgtttaatttagaatttgctTATCTCCTGCtcggttaatagcttgctagaccttgcagggggtgtgtctagggctgcatggacagaaacaaaagtgatttaactcctaaatggcagagaattgagcagtgaaacttcaggggcatgatctattcaccaaaactgctttattaaactgGGGTTGTtttggttttggtgactatactgtcccttttaaTTATCGTGGATAATTAATACATTTACATAGAAAGTAAAAATATCACCATTAAGATTGTTTTTAAAGTATCAGCAGACAAAGgagtaataatataattattactaCTTACTAAATAGGTGCGTGACAAATAAATCTGCAATTCATAATgtcattgttttactttcctgcaaatatagtgtatatatatatatatatatatatatatatatatatatatatatatatatatataaaggcctCTGGTCAAACCGCAGTTGCATTTACCTATAAAGAAGGATTCTTTTTCTACAGAGATATTTATCTACTTAGCGAAAAATGTATTTTGGTGGAGTGGATACATCAAGCAAAAGAAATCAGAATAGGCAGGCCACATAATCCGATGGGTTCCTATCTGCCATCGACTATTCTGTGCTAATGTTCTTCCGATACTGCAGACACGGAGGAGTCAACCCCAGCAGGGAGGAGAGGTCCATTAGAAAAGACGTAAATGAGATAAAATGAAACCATTATATCAGATTAATCCCAAATGATGAGAGATTGGGATATTTTGTGTAACCTTTGGCATCTGAGTGAATTCTTCACAGATGGACGTTCGTGCCAAATTGAATAACGAGGAATGGTGAAGAACAAAGAACAGGTTTTTTTCTTACAGAGCTGCTGGGGAAAAGAAAAACGGGGACATTAATAGAAgacttgttattattattattatttttattactggtattgatatagcgccaacacattctgtagcgctttacaatattatcagagggggagatttaacaataaatgagacaattacaaaaaactaccgggataataggttgaagagggccctgctcaaacgagcttacagtcctgTGCACATACTAAACCATTAAttccaaaaatacaataaatttaaaatatgggCAGACAGGACTTTggccatattaaaaaataaaacctaaagTTTCATTcataaaaatcaaacaaaatcacAGCAACTAATGCAAGATAGATAAGAAAATGGTATAAAAGCCATAATTGGTGATTACAAATACTGGTTGGGAAAGGTTATGCCAAGCAATTTACCATATTGCAaacatactatattatattaaaattataaaaagaacaaaaaaacaatttttattaGGTCCTTAGCACATGGAATCAGGAATCTTGAAGTCAGGAAATTAGCGGGGACAGGTATACAAGATGTTGCAAGGTCAGGATCAAGTCAAGGTGGATCAGTAACAAGAAACAGAATAACGGGTTTACTAGCTATCAGAAGACAGAAACCATGAAAGGGCTCTGGACCTAAAATGACAGAGGTTTCTGTAGGGTCAGGCCCTTGCATGAGGTTTGTGTCAATATGTGCATGCACACTGTGAAAAAACAGGCAgccaataaacaaatataaaaaggcGTGACGTTTAATTTTAGGTTAGTTCAGGGTCTGAATAAAAATTACCCTGTATTGAAATTAACCGTGGCTGAACTGACAGGGCTGCCTCAAACTTGGAGAAAGCACCAACAGTCTGGGATTGTGGTTGGATTGACGCAGCTCTGTAAAAAAGAACTCAAAGATCCTATGTGCCACCCCAGGTTTGAAGTGGGTTAAATATCTACATCATCAAAGCTCTCTCCTGCTTGGTGTGTGAAGATACACACTAaacctaaaagggacactataggcccccacaccacttcagcccattgaagtggtctggctacAGTCCCAAGCCCcgtaaccctgcaattgtaattactgCAGtgtttgataaactgcaataattacatttcagggttaactcAACTGAAGCTGAACATCCTTGTGCTCTATTGACAGATAATGCattttgtgaaaagtttgaaTGGAAAAAAGTTTGAAAAGTAGATCCATCACCAGCAACGTACGATGTTCTATTCTGACCGTACCTTTGCTTGATTTGTTAGAAGCTGCCGAGTCTTTGGAGTTGCCATGTGGCTTCTTGCCTCCTTTGACCTTATCCacctttacttttttcttttgcatttgGTCTAATTTCTTCATTGCGTTTTTCACCCACTTCAAACCTGGGGTGGCACATAGGATCTTTGAGTTCTTTATAAAAAATCTGCGGGAAAATAATGGAATGTATTAGTGAGTTCATGATCCCCAACATGAAGGATGACTAATAATGCATAGAACAATTAGCAAACTAAATTATTGATATCTCTTGGACTGGATTTATTGTGTAACCCTAATTAATATTTATAATTAGTTCCTAGGTCTATGTATGGATTCCCTGTGTTAATATACAGCTAATTCATGGCAATGCTTTATGTTCCAGAAATATATCCCTTACATCATCTTACTAATTTCATCTTGACAATACGCCTTCCAGAGGATCGTCAATGTATCTCAAATAAAAGATGAGCTCATGATATGATGTCATGTCAGAAACTTGTGACATCATGAGAAATGATTGATAATGGTCTGATGTAAGACAATGAGAAAATCACTTAGAATTTTAAACTTtcaggtagtgatgtcccgaacggttcgctggcgaatagttcctggcgaacatagcgtgttcgcgttcgctacggatggcgaacatatgcgatgttcggtccgccccctattcatcatcattgagtaaactttgaccctgtacctcacagtcagcagacacattccagccaatcagcagcagaccctccctcccagaccctcccacctcgtagacagcatacaatttagattaattctgaagctgcattcattttttattttattgtttgtatttttttttgtgtttgtgtttattatacattatcattcatagccagtaaccttagtgtattatacattatcctccccatagccagtaacctgtgtttattacacattatccccccatagccagtaacctgtgtttattacacattatccccccatagccagtaacctgtgtttatgatacattatcccccatagccagtaacctgtgtttattatacattatcctcccatagccagtaacctgtgtgtattatacattatcctccccatagccagtaacctgtgtttattatacattatcctccccatagccagtaacctgtgtttattatacattatcctccccatagccagtaacctgtgtttattatacattatccctcccatagccagtaacctgtgtttattatacattatccctcccatagccagtaacctgtgtgtattatacattatcctccccatagccagtaacctgtgtttattatacattatcctccccatagccagtaacctgtgtttattatacattatcctccccatagccagtaacctgtgtttattatacattatccctcccatagccagtaacctgtgtttattatacattatcccccccatagccagtaacctgtgtttattatacattatccctcccatagccagtaacctgtgtttattatacattatcccccccatagccagtaacctgtgtttattatacattatcccccccatagccagtaacctgtgtttattatacattatcccccatagtcatttatcgttggacctaggcagcatgatgtcttaggccggcccagagagtgagtgagtgagtgaataatataatatatatgttcagaaacatattagtaatatatgtaaatcgggttcatgcaaagagggtgaaaaggtattaaagaaaaacacacttattgcatcaaatttacaaagccaaacttttaaaagctttcctcatttctttctcgggatgaggaatatatcggttgtagactgaggatttccatctgcccaatcttttaataatatgcactggagtgtcagtgttgaaggagaccgaagctgcccctattctaaatgaaagacccgagacatggatacaacccaatcttaggagtagtgttctgatgtagatgatgattttagccgtagtcagagggattcagtgagagtagtggtgaaatgtgtgtggcatgactgagtgtgggtaagtaagagtcaagtattttaactgggcactagttctaggtgggataaagtgatggatgagtagtttggttcgttttagaggtttgtagagaaagtatatagtgatcatgatttttagcgatatccaatatttttaaggtggtcccagtgccaccactcatatctgctgtcacaatagcttgcatttaaaaaaaaaaccaaaacttttttgactgtaatataatagcagtcagtttccttcacacgtgtgcgtttcagggcctgccagggcacagtgtcacaccagtgcaactcctatctggtgtaacagtagtgtacataaaaaaaaaaaaaaaactagaaatttgactgtgaaataatagcagtcagtttccttcacacgtgtgcgtttcagggcctgccagggcacagtgtcacaccagtgcaactcatatctggtgtaacagtagtgtacatttaaaaaagaaatacagggggcttgttgtcacctttcggggacccttggtgttgtacgtggctgggtggaggaagagaccttcaatgacatcagtgcggACATGGAACGGGACATggttagcttggtatccaaccttgtgcaaacggggagtttgcggttgtgcaaatggacggtttgcggttgtttgcggtgcgttaaacggggagttcggtctgtcactgtgaagcgggcgtaacccttacactacctgatcgatacaacatcataccagatgttttaaagcacgttattccaaacaatttaggaatgttaggtgatttaggccctttatggattaaaaccagactctgcatcaactatgtaattttccatgggagttttgccatggatccccctccggcatgccacagtccaggtgttagtccccttgaaacaacgtttccatcactattgtggccagaaagagtccctgtgggttttaaaattctcctgcctattgaagtctgtggcggttcggtgggttcgcccgtttgcgaacatttgcggaagttcgcgttcgccgttcgcaaacagaaaatgttatgttcgcgacatcactactttcaGGATTTTTCTGCTCCTGCTGTGTAGATCTGTGCCTAACCCGAAGATCACAGTTTCAAATTCTGGGAGGTCTGCTTGGCTCGTCAGCCTTCCAATATCAAATTGACTGTAACAGTTACACAGTAATCCTTACCTTTGCTGGTAATTGCATCAGCATAAGGTATAAATGGGAGTTAAAAttaccttaaatggacactccagacccctaaagcattttAGATCGCTGAAgtcctttatgtgtgaagagtgttccctctttttcattttgcaaaaagtgcagatttcaataaaaatctttccctccttccttccctccctctccctccattcccattcacttacccgatcgccgccgttcccccgcTGGCGATCGGTCTTTCTCCACTGGGTGGATTGTCTAACAGTCCAGACAGTTCACCCTCGGCTAAATAGGACCccatgggccatgtgatcgctctgaaagagcggtcacatggccccaaTAGGCATCTATGGTGTtgactgcagggggactgcctgaactgacaggcagtccccctgctggtaaaaaaaagtctaaaaatataaaagaaaagttaataaataaaaaaaaaatatatatatatattaattatatattatatctatatataatatgcatgtatatatcttatatataacgacatactaagtgtatttttattaatatatacatatattaatataaaaatacacagagtACAATAACTTAcgtaaatatataataactataaatattgcatatatattattataaaaaatgaataataattaattaaaataaataaaataaaaaaactttttttaaattatatatatatatatgtagttttattctaactgtattttgatattaatatatatatatatatatatatttatttatataaaaatacactcagaatgaaattatatataaatacataaaaataatacaaaagatacatatgtccatatacataattacacaaataatttcataaatatacacgtagacttcaattTTGCAATTGAATTGCAATTTTGttaacctgcctgacaacccagttggaaagtccagataatttaatttgctagcactatatttaaccctgtaactttccaagacaccctaaaatctgtacatggggggtactgttttactcggtagacttcaccgaacacaaatattagtgtttcaaaacagtaaaatgtattacaacgatgatatcgccagtaaaagtgaagttttttgcatttttcacacacaaatggcacttacactgatgatgtaattgttgtgatacgttttactgttttgaaacactaatatttgagttcagcgaagtctcccgagtataacagtaccccccatgtacaggttttatagtgtttttgagagttacagggtcaaatataaggtttgactttcctttttttcaaattgaaatttgccagattggttatgttgcctttgagaccgtattagtagcccaggaatgagaattaccccccattgatggcataccatttgcaaaataagacaacacaaggtattgtaaatggggtatgtccagtcttttatctCGATTGCCGGCAGGGGATCGCCAGCAATCAGGTAAGTGGCGATTTACTGAATGACGTACCAGCTACGTTTGCGGTCGTTACCAACTGTTTTTTGGAGGACATACCTGAAACGCCATtgatcaggaaggggttaaatttgaaatttaattttaattcaaattgaattctcattttattgaGGCTCCTTCTAGAGTTCTGGTTTGGTATATTCAATAAACCCCTCCTCATCTACCTGTGACCCTAATCGTACAttacagtgaatttcaaaattagtCGAATTGGAAAATAATtaccaagtcagctatgcttccagattGGAAGTCTCACCCTGAGAGTGTACCTGAGAGTGTACCTGAGAGTGTACCTGAGaatggatatatttatttatatttatgaaatatccaGTACATTTTAAAGGAGAACGTTTTCAGGCGCATTTGTATTTTCATGCAACACTGATTCGATTTACTGTATGCTTACACCACAGCAGCGGTGCTGCAGCCTCTGTCCACACTCTGAATCTCGTATCCCGCTATCACCGAGAATGGGATGCGCTTGTCACTGGTTAGAAGGCAGCAGTCTGCGGCAGTGTTACCGGTacctataaaacataaaaatataactttATCTATTCATTCATCATCTCCAGAACTCATTATGGCAATTCATTATATTTTAATTAGAAATACTGGAAAAGCTGTAAGCTTTGATGGAATGCAAGTACAAATGTGtgagaacattgttattatacatCCCCTCAATATCTAGTTggagaacattgttattatacaccccctcaatatctagtgggagaacattgttattatacaccccctcaatatctagtgggagaacattgttattatacaccccctcaatatctagtgggagaacattgttattatacaccccctcaatatctagtgggagaacattgttattatacaccccctcaatatctagtgggagaacattgtaattatacaccccctcaatatctagtgggagaacattgttattatacaccccctcaatatctagtgggagaacattgttattctacaccccctcaatatctagtgggagaacattgttattatacaccccctcaatatctagtgggagaacattgttattatacaccccctcaatatctagtgggagaacattgttattatacaccccctcaatatctagtgggagaacattgttattatacaccccctcaatatctagtgggaaaacattgttattatacatcccctcaatatctagtgggagaacattgttattatacaccccctcaatatctagtgggagaacattgttattatacacccctcaatatctagtgggagaacattgttattatacaccccctcaagatctagtgggagaacattgttattatacaccccctcaatatctagtgggagaacattgttattatacaccccctcaatatctagttagagaacattgttattatacacccGCTCATTATCTAGtgggagaacattgttattatacaccccctcaatatctagtgggagaacattgttattatacaccccctcaatatctagtgggagaacattgttattatacaccccctcattatctagtgggagaacattgttattatacaccccctcaatatctagtgggagaacattgttattatacaccccctcaatatctagtgggagaacattgttattatacaccccctcaatatctagtgggagaacattgtaattatacaccccctcaatatctagtgggagaacattgttattatacaccccctcaatatctagtgggagaacattgttattatacaccccctcaatatctagtgggagaacattgttattatacaccccctcaatatctagtgggagaacattgttattatacatcccctcaatatctagtgggagaacattgttattatacaccccctcaatatctagtgggagaacattgttattatacacccCATCAATATCTAGtgggagaacattgttattatacaccccctcaatatctagtgggagaacattgttattatacaccccctcaatatctagtgggagaacattgttattatacaccccctcaatatctagtgggagaacattgttattatacaccccctcaatatctagtgggagaacattgttattatacaccccctcaatatctagtgggagaacattgttattatacaccccctcaatatctagtgggagaacattgttattatacaccccctcaatatctagtgggagaacattgttattatacaccccctcaatatctagtgggagaacattattattatacaccccctcaatatctagtgggagaacattgttattatacaccccctcaatatctagtgggagaacattgttattatacaccccctcaatatctagtgggagaacattgttattatacaccccctcaatatctagtgggagaacattgttattatacacccctcaatatctagtgggagaacattgttattatacaccccctcaatatctagtgggagaacattgttattatacaccccctcaatatctagtgggagaacattgttattatacaccccctcattatctagtgggagaacattgttattatacaccccctcaatatctagtgggagaacattgttattatacaccccctcaatttctagtgggagaacattgttattatacaccccctcattatctagtgggagaacattgttattatacaccccctcaatatctagtgggagaacattgttaatatacaccccctcattatctagtgggagaacattgttattatacaccccctcaatatctagtgggagaacattgttattatacaccccctcaatatctagtgggagaacattgttattatacaccccctcaatatctagtgggagaacattgttattatacaccccctcaatatctagtgggagaacattgttattatacacccCCTCATTATCTAGTGGGGGGGACATTGTTATTATACATCCCCTCATTATCTAGtgggagaacattgttattatacacccCCTCATTATCTAAAGGGagaacattattattatacaccccctcaatatctagtggggggacattgttattatacaccccctcaatatctagtggggggacattgttattatacatcccctcaatatctagtgggagaacattgttattatacatcccctcaatatctagtgggagaacattgttattatacacccACTCATTATCTAAAGGGagaacattattattatacaccccctcaatatctagtggggggacattgttattatacatcccctcaatatctagtgggagaacattgttattatacatcccctcaatatctagtgggagaacattgttattatacacccCCTCATTATCTAAAGGGagaacattattattatacacccccTCATTATCTAGTGAGcgaacattgttattatacacccCCTCATTATCTAAAGGGagaacattattattatacacccccTCATTATCTAGTGAGcgaacattgttattatacaccccctcattatctagtgggagaacattgttattatacaccccctcaatatctagtgggagaacattgttattatacaccccctcaatatctagtgggagaacattgttattatacacccc comes from Pelobates fuscus isolate aPelFus1 chromosome 5, aPelFus1.pri, whole genome shotgun sequence and encodes:
- the LOC134612368 gene encoding eotaxin-like isoform X2, whose amino-acid sequence is MSLWFFIPFILAAFLPQTVYMQGTGNTAADCCLLTSDKRIPFSVIAGYEIQSVDRGCSTAAVVFFIKNSKILCATPGLKWVKNAMKKLDQMQKKKVKVDKVKGGKKPHGNSKDSAASNKSSKAL
- the LOC134612368 gene encoding eotaxin-like isoform X1 yields the protein MSLWFFIPFILAAFLPQTVYMQGTGNTAADCCLLTSDKRIPFSVIAGYEIQSVDRGCSTAAVVFFIKNSKILCATPGLKWVKNAMKKLDQMQKKKVKVDKVKGGKKPHGNSKDSAASNKSSKAAL